Proteins from a single region of Rhinatrema bivittatum chromosome 13, aRhiBiv1.1, whole genome shotgun sequence:
- the LOC115075055 gene encoding apolipoprotein L3-like isoform X2 has protein sequence MDVPVEEVARKTSIPLEEELTPQDIQDQKVALLEWEYTEDESDEFDIVEAAHKTRDGMRYFIKLMEQHSDSFEKSIAELRQIADNLDGFHYGATVASITGSAVSAAGGITTIVGLILAPFTFGTSLIVTGVGLGVAAAGGVTSATATISDTVKDKVGRKKVEELLQQYEKIMKDIDKCLKGIQQLVERIRNDENFSKFTLHDLEPVMISAMPRVGRGIVSAVEIVRLAQLSKVAGSAARGVQIAAAATGVLAGIFLVMDAIYITKDAIDLHKGAKTESAAKIRQAADDLEEGFKELCEVRSMFEETLSQP, from the exons GTTGCACTGCTAGAGTGGGAATACACGGAGGATGAATCGGATGAGTTTG ATATTGTGGAAGCTGCCCATAAAACGAGGGACGGTATGCGGTACTTTATCAAGCTCATGGAGCAGCACTCTGATTCCTTTGAGAAGAGCATTGCTGAGCTCCGTCAAATTGCCGATAACCTGGATGGCTTCCATTATGGCGCAACTGTTGCCAGCATCACCGGAAGCGCCGTGAGTGCAGCTGGAGGTATAACCACCATCGTTGGCCTCATATTGGCTCCATTCACCTTCGGGACCTCTCTGATTGTAACAGGAGTGGGACTTGGGGTTGCAGCAGCTGGGGGAGTCACCAGTGCCACAGCCACCATCTCCGACACGGTGAAGGACAAAGTGGGCAGGAAGAAAGTGGAGGAGCTGTTACAGCAGTACGAGAAGATCATGAAGGATATCGATAAGTGCTTGAAGGGTATTCAGCAGTTAGTGGAGCGGATAAGGAATGATGAGAATTTCTCCAAATTCACACTGCATGATCTTGAGCCAGTCATGATATCGGCAATGCCCAGGGTGGGGCGAGGAATTGTCAGTGCTGTGGAGATCGTGCGGTTGGCGCAGCTCTCAAAAGTGGCTGGAAGTGCTGCCAGAGGCGTCCAAATCGCAGCTGCAGCTACAGGTGTTTTAGCAGGGATCTTCCTAGTGATGGATGCCATCTACATTACCAAAGATGCAATAGATCTGCACAAAGGGGCAAAAACAGAATCTGCAGCCAAGATCCGACAGGCAGCTGATGATCTGGAGGAAGGCTTTAAAGAGCTCTGTGAAGTCCGCAGCATGTTTGAGGAGACACTGAGTCAGCCTTAA